A window of Mucilaginibacter robiniae genomic DNA:
TGATGATTATGTCGTTTGGCTTAAACCGTATTTCGCAGCCGGTGCTGGCTGTACTGTTTATTGCTTTTTCGGCATTAATGGGTGCTAGTTTAAGCTTTATACTGCTGGCCTATACAGCGGCATCAGTAGTAGGCGTTTTTATTACTGCATCTGTAGTGTTTGGTATTATGGCAGTAGCCGGTTACACCACTAACCAGGATCTTACCAAGTTCGGTTCTTTAATGATAATGGGGCTTTTTGCATTAATTATCGCTTCCGTACTTAATATGTTCTTCCCTGGCCTGCATTTGGATAAAGCAATTACTTACATTGGTGTAATTGTGTTTGTAGGCTTAACCGCTTATGATGTACAACGCATTAAGTTAATGGGCCAAAGCATGCAATACCAAGATACGCCTGCTGGCAAACTGGCTATTATAGGTGCTTTAACCTTGTATTTAGATTTTATTAACCTGTTTTTATATCTGCTGCGTTTGTTTGGCAGAAGAAAATAATACACGTATAATATCTTTTCAAAGCTCCTTGAATGAACCTTCAAGGGGCTTTTTTATTAAAGCAGATACTTGATTATTAAGCTTATCTCTAGTTATAAATTAGGACTATTTACAAGCTATTAACTGATTTCAAAACGGCTTGCATTTACAACTTTTGGGAGAGTTTTGCAATGACAGACGTTATTTCAATACCTGTTTCTCATCAATAGAGCGCGGTTATCCTCCAGATACATTTGACCCATCATTCAACATTAAATGTATCATGAAAACCTTAAAATTATCTTTGCTATGCCTGTTTCTGCTAGCCGGACTTACCTGCTTTTCACAACACAAAAATGAATTAGATATACGCCTGCGCGCCATTGGCATTATACCCCAAGAGAGCGCTACCATTGGTGTAATAGGTGGTGGTATCAACCTGAGTAATTCGTATGTTCCCGAACTGGATTTTACTTACTTTTTCGCCAACAACTTTTCAGCCGAATTAATATTAGGAACGGCAAGGCATAAAGTAAGCACCCGTGCATCAGATTTATCAGCTATTGATGCCGGTACTGCCGATGTTAATTTGGGTAAGGTATGGTTGTTGCCACCTACCCTTACGCTGCAATATCACTTACCTACCGGTACAATTTTTAAACCTTATGCTGGTGCTGGTATTAATTACACCTTCTTTTACAATGCCGATAAAGGCCCGGTGGTGCAAAATATTGATTATAAAAATAAAGCGGCCTTTGCTGCCCAACTGGGCTTTGATGTAGATATCAGCAAAAAAGTGTTTTTGAATGTTGATGTAAAGAAGCTGTTCCTGTCAACCAACGTTACTGTTGATGCCTCAAACCTTACTCCCGCCGGTAACCAGGCGCTGGCTCCGGTACTGCAAAATATAAATGCCGATGTTAAAATAAGGCCGTGGGTAATCGGCATTGGTATCGGTCATCGTTTTTAAAGCTTGTTTTGCCTCGTGTTTTTAGTTTTGAAGCCGTTTTAACATAGTTAAAGCGGCTTTTTGCATATAAGCTTACAGCAGTAATTATTTACGTCTTAATTACACACACACTAACTTGGCACTTGCAATTAACGGCTTTATTATGCAATTTTGTACTGCTTATAGAGAAAGATGGAGGGACTGGACCCTGCGAAATCTTAGCAACCTGTGCTTACAAGGTGCTACATTCTACTCGGCATTTTAAACAGATGCCGGACAGATAAGCAAAAGTCAAAATCCAATTAAAACCGACTTTTCGAAATAAGCAAGATTAGTATCAAGTAATAAGTATCAAGTATTATGGTTGAATGTCATGATACAGGATAGTTAGCACCTGACAGTATTAGAATAAGATGTCTGGATACTTGATACTTACTACTTGATACTAGAACATGAACATCAGAGAAGAATTACAAAAACGCATATTGGTAATTGATGGCGCTATGGGTACCATGATACAGCGCTATCAATTGACAGAGGAGGATTTTCGCGGCGAGCGTTTTAAAAATCATCTTTCTGACTTAAAAGGAAACAATGACCTGCTGAATATTACCCGGCCTGATGTAATTAAAGCTATTCATGCCGAGTATTTGGAGGCCGGTGCTGATATTATCGAAACCAATACCTTCAGTACGCAACGTATCAGTTTAGCTGACTACCACATGGAAGAGCTGGACTACGAGTTAAGCTATGAAGGTGCACGCCTGGCTCGTGAAGTAGTCGATGAATACAACCAAAAAACGCCGGATAAGCCCCGCTTTGTGGCTGGCGCGGTAGGCCCTACTAACCGTACGGCCTCCATATCGCCCGATGTAAATGATCCGGGTTATCGGGCAGTTACGTTTGATGATTTGGCTGAAGCTTATTACGAACAGGTACGCGGCTTAGTGGATGGTGGTTCGGATGTACTATTGGTAGAAACCATTTTTGATACCCTGAACGCCAAAGCTGCTTTATTTGCCATTCAGCGTTATGCAACCGAGTCAGGCAAGCACTTGCCAATCATGATATCCGGTACTATTACAGATGCTTCAGGACGTACCTTATCAGGGCAAACCGTAGAAGCATTTTGGAATTCTATTCGTCATGCCAATTTACTATCGGTAGGTTTAAACTGTGCGTTAGGTGCCCGTGAAATGCGCCCGTACCTGGAAGAATTATCAGAAAAAGCAGATGTTTTTATATCGGCCTACCCCAACGCTGGTTTACCTAACGAGTTTGGTGCTTATGATGAAACGCCGCACGAAACGGCTCATCAGGTAGATGATTTTATTAAAGCGGGTCTGGTAAATATAGTAGGTGGTTGTTGTGGCACCACGCCCGATCATATTCGCTGCATTGGCGAAAAGGCAGCCCAGCATTCGCCGCGTAAAAAGCCTGAAGTAGCGCCTAATATGCGCCTCAGCGGACTGGAAGCAGTTACCATCACTCCCGAAACCAACTTTGTAAACGTGGGTGAGCGTACCAACATTACCGGTTCGCCTAAATTTTCTAAATTAATTCTGGCCGAAAATTATGAAGAAGCTTTAACCGTTGCCCGACAGCAGGTAGAAGGCGGCGCTCAGGTTATCGATATCAACATGGATGAGGGTATGATTGATTCGGAAGCCGTCATGGTTAAATTCCTGAACTTGGTCGCTTCCGAACCGGATATTGCCAAGCTGCCCATCATGGTCGATTCATCCAAGTGGAATGTAATTGAAGCGGGCTTAAAATGCTTGCAGGGTAAAGGTATTGTAAACTCTATATCGCTGAAAGAAGGCGAAGACAAGTTTAGAGATTATGCCCGTAAAATAATGAGCTATGGCGCAGCAGCTGTAGTTATGGCTTTTGATGAACAAGGACAAGCCGACAGCTACGAACGCCGTATAGAAATCTGCAAGCGCTCATACGATATACTGGTTAATGAACTGGGCTTTCCACCACAGGATATTATTTTCGACCCTAACATTCTGACCGTTGCTACCGGTTTGGAAGAACATAACAACTACGCAGTTGATTTTATAGAAGCTACCCGCTGGATTAAACAAAACCTGCCTCATGCCAAGGTAAGTGGCGGGGTAAGTAATATATCTTTCTCGTTTCGGGGTAACAACGTAGTGCGTGAAGCTATGCACTCCGCTTTTCTGTACCATGCCATTAAAGCAGGTATGGATATGGGCATTGTGAACGCTGGTATGCTGGAGGTTTACCAAGAAGTACCTAAAGAACTGCTGGAAAAGGTAGAAGATGTTCTATTAAACCGCAGAGCAGATGCTACTGAGCGCCTGGTGGAGTTTGCTGAAACGGTAAAAGCCAAGGGCAAGGAAATCGTAAAAGATGAAGCCTGGCGCAATGAGCCAGTTGAAAAGCGTTTATCGCACGCGCTGGTAAAAGGTATTGTAGAGTACCTGGATGCCGATGTAGAAGAAGCACGCCAGAAGTATGACCGTCCGCTGGAGGTAATTGAAGGCCCATTAATGGATGGCATGAACATCGTGGGGGATTTATTCGGTTCCGGTAAAATGTTTTTGCCGCAGGTGGTAAAATCGGCCCGGGTAATGAAAAAGGCAGTGGCTTACCTTCTGCCCTTCATTGAGGCTGAAAAAGCTAAAAACGCCGGTGGCAATGAACGTAGCAATGCCGGCAAGGTGTTAATGGCCACTGTTAAAGGCGATGTGCACGATATTGGTAAAAACATTGTAGGCGTAGTATTGGCCTGCAACAATTTCGAAATTGTCGATTTAGGCGTTATGGTGCCTGCTCAGCGCATTATTGAAGAAGCTAAAAAACAACAGGTAGATATCATTGGTTTGAGTGGATTAATTACGCCATCGCTGGATGAAATGGTGCACTTTGCCAAAGAAATGGAACGTGAAGGCTTTACTATTCCGCTCATTGTGGGTGGGGCTACTACTTCGCGCATACATGCTGCTGTTAAAATTGCGCCTAACTATTCGGGTCCGGCTATTCATGTGCTGGATGCTTCACGTAGTGTAACGGTATGCAGCACTTTAATGAATAAAGATAATCGTGATGGTTACATTCAAACCATTAAAGATGAATATGCCAAAGCCCGAGAAGCGCACTTAAATAAACGTTCCGATAAACGGTTCATCAGTTTAGATGAGGCCCGTAACCAACGCATTGAGCTGAACCTAGATGGCGCTATGCCATCTAAGCCTACCTTTACGGGTACTAAGGTTTTTGAAGCTTTCCCGTTAGCTGAGTTAGTACCTTATATTGATTGGACACCGTTTTTTCATACTTGGGAATTGCGCGGCAGTTACCCTAAAATTTTTGAAGATAAAAACGTAGGTACCGAAGCACATGAACTGTTTGATAATGCCCAAGCTTTGCTTAATCGTATTATCAAAGAAAACTTGCTACAAGCTAGTGGTGTAATCGGTTTCTGGCCGGCCAACAGTGTAGGCGATGATATCGAGTTGTACAGCGATGAAAGCCGTACCCAGTTGTTAGCTAAAATACATACGTTGCGCCAGCAGGCAGAGAAAGCGAAAGGCGAACCGTACTATGCCTTGTCGGATTTTATTGCCCCTAAAAGCAGTTGCGTACCCGACTACTTTGGTGGTTTTGCCGTAACGGCCGGCTTAGGGTGCGATGAGCTGGTGGCGCATTTTGAACAAGACCATGATGACTACAACAGCATTATGGTTAAAGCTATTGCCGACCGCCTGGCCGAAGCTTTTGCCGAAAAAATGCATGAACTGGTACGCCGTGAGTATTGGGGGTACGCTAAAAATGAAGTATTAACCAATCAGCAGTTGATTAAAGAAGAATACCAAGGCATCAGGCCGGCACCAGGCTACCCAGCTTGTCCGGAGCATACCGAGAAAGTTACCTTGTTCGATTTGCTCAAAGCTGAAGAAAATGCCCACATGCAACTCACCGAAAGCATGGCCATGCTGCCTACGGCTTCGGTAAGCGGCTTCTACTTTGCCCACCCGCAATCCCGCTATTTCGGCTTAGGTAAAATCGGCAAAGACCAGATCGAAGATTACGCCAAACGCAAAAACATGTCAGTAGAAACCGTAGAACGATGGTTGGGACCTAATTTGAACTACTAATGTATGTTGCGTGTTGCGGGTAAAAGATTAATTTAGCTCATGATATTCACAAATTTAGATGTTTGGAAAGAAGCTAGAATTTTAGTTAAGCAGGTATATGATGCTACAAAGGGCTTTCCAAAAGAAGAGGTATTTGGTTTGCAATCGCAAATTAAACGTTCTGTAATCTCAGTACCATCAAACGTAGCCGAAGGGTGTGGAAGAAATCATTTGAAAGATTCTATACAATTCTTTTATGTTGCTCGCGGATCAGCCTATGAATTAGAAGCACAACTTTACCTTTCCTGTGATTTAGGTTTTATCACGACAGAACAATTAGAAAGCTTACTGAAGCAATTAGAAAAAGTTAGAAAATTACTAGGCGGGTTGATCAATTATTTCAAATCACAAATAAAACAACAAACCACGCAACCCGCAACTGAAAACCCGAAATCCCAAAAATGAAAATTACCGAACATATAGCCAACGCGAATGGCAAAACTTTATTCTCGTTTGAACTGCTGCCGCCTATTAAGGGGCAAAGCTTGCAGGGTATTTATAATGCCATTGATCCGCTGATGGAGTTCAAGCCGCCCTTTATAGACGTAACTTCTTCGCGTGAAGATTTGGTATATAAAGAACTACCCGATGGCTCCATACAGAAAGCTACTTATCGTAAACGCCCGGGTACGGTAGCGGTATGTGCGGCTATTATGCATAAATACGGCGTAGATACGGTACCTCATCTCATCTGCGGTGGTTTTACTAAAGAAGAAACGGAGTACGCGTTAATCGACCTGCAATTTTTAGGTATTGATAACGTGCTGGTACTGCGTGGCGATGCCCGTAAAACCGATTCAGGTTTTATACCCACACCAGGCGGACATTGCTACGCAACCGAGCTGCTGGATCAAGTAACCAACATGAACAATGGTGTTTATCTGCATGAGTATCAGGACAGCTCTTACAAAACGGATTTCTGTATTGGTGTAGCGGCTTACCCTGAAAAGCATTTTGAGGCGCCTAACCTGAAAACCGATTTCAGATACTTGAAAAAGAAGGTAGAAAACGGTGCCAATTTCATTGTAACCCAAATGTTTTTCGATGTAAGCAAATACAAAGAATTTGTAACGTTATGCCGTGAAAATGATATTAATGTACCAATTATACCGGGACTAAAACCCATTACAACTGCTAAGCAATTAATCAATCTGCCTAAAATATTTCACATCGATATTCCGGAAGATTTAAGTGATGCGGTACATGCTTGTAAAAACGATAAAGAAGTAAAAGAAGTAGGTATTGAATGGATGATTAACCAGTGTAAAGAGCTGGTAGAATTTGGCGTACCCGTATTACACTTTTACACCATGGGCAATGCGGAGCCTACAAAAAGGATAGCCCAAGCTATTTTTTAGATTAACTATTAAGTGTGAAGTAAAGCCGGATGTTGTATCATATAACATCCGGTTCTGCTGCTTGTCTTTACAATTGCCTTAATTACCGATACCTGCTGCTAAGTTTTAATTAAATTCAGGCATATTTGTAGTATATGTTCCGTTTTAGGGCTACGACTACGTTTATTATCCATGCGGCAGGTTGGTTGCTGTTTTTGGTGTTTCCACTATTGTTTTTAAACAGTAATCCTAAAAACAGTATTGGCATCCTACTGTCGTCGCCCTACTATTGGCTGTTTTGCCTTACCTACATCGGCATATTTTACCTGAATACCAGCTATCTTATTCCTCAGCTGTTTTTCCGTAAAAAGTATGTAGATTATGGTATTATCGTGCTCGTTTTGTTCAGCTTTGTATATTACTTTCAGCCTTTTGATAAGTTACTGAAGCATCATGCCCTGAAACAGCCCCTTATAGCTTCTGATTCAGCAATGATTGGTCCACATCCTATGCCGCCGGGTGGGGATACGCTGGGAGCACCTTCCTCTAATCAAATGTTCGGTCCGTTGCCACACCAGGATTTACGCATGCAAGACCCGGCACTAAAACGACCTAAGGGTATTTTGCAGCATTACCAGGATGTAGATATCGTAAGCTTATTTTTGTTTTTTATCATCACAGCGCTCAGTATTGCTACCCGAACGGTAAAGCAATGGCAAAACACCGAGCAAAAAGTAATGAAGGCAGAAGCTGAAAAGGTAAATGCTGAACTATCCTTTTTAAAAGCGCAAATCAACCCGCATTTCCTGTTCAACACGCTGAATAACATTTACACCCTTTCAGTAATGAACAGCGAGCATACCTCAGACAGTATCATGAAGCTCTCTAACATTATGCGTTATGTAACTGATGATGTAACTCAGAAATTTGTACCCCTGCAAGATGATATTGATTGCATTCAAAATTATATTGATTTGCAACGCTTACGACTGGGTAGTAAAACTCAGGTTAATTTTGAAGTAACCGGCACTATTACGCATCAGAAAATTCCGCCGTTGATTATGATGTCGTTTGTAGAAAATACGTTTAAGTACGGCATTAGTAAAAAAGAATTCAGCACCATTAATATCGAAATCAAAGTAAACAGCGAGCAAATTATTTTTTGTTGTGAAAACCGTAAGTTTAATGATAAAGCAGGCATACAGGAACGTACAGGCATTGGCATTGCGAACACCCGACAAAGATTGGAACACCTGTACCCGAAAAAGCACGTATTAACCATTGATACAGCGGATGATAAATTTAAAGTAAAACTCATTATAAATCCCTAACCCTATTCTGCCATGACTAAATTAAAATGTGTAGCTATTGATGATGAGCCTTTGGCTTTAGCCCTTATGGAACAGTATATTGCTAAGTTCCCGGCTTTACAGTTGCTGAAAACTTTTGAGGACGCTATTTCAGGAGCAGAATACCTAAAGCAGAACGTGGTGGATTTACTTTTTGTGGATATTAATATGCCCGATATTACCGGTATTGATCTGGTTCGTTCGCTCGACCCACGCCCTATGGTTATATTTACTACCGCCTACAAAAACTTTGCTTTTGAAGGGTTTGAACTGGAAGCGCTGGATTATTTGCTCAAACCTATTGATTTAAACCGTTTTGGCAAAGCGGTAGAAAAAGCGCAGGAGTTTTACCAGTATAAGCAAAACGCCAATCAGGCTGCCCCGCAAGAGAGCTTGTATGTATATTCAGAGTACCGGATGATTAAAGTTAATGTAGCCGATATTGAATACATAGAAAGTATGGAAGACTACATTAAAATTCATTTATCTGGCGAAGACAAACCGATATTAACTTTAATGCCGCTTAAAAAAGCACTGGAAAAATTACCAGCCGATCAGTTTAAGCGGGTGCACCGCAGTTATGTGGTAGCTATTGGTAAAATCAAATCGATTCAGAACCGAAAAATTAAACTGGCACAAGCTGAAATACCTATCGGTGAAAGCTATAGTGCTTCAGTTAAGGAGCTAACCCGTTAAACAATTTTTCAGCGTTAAAGCACTCACCGCTACCTATAATTTATTGCCTGTTTGTTGTGTATTGATTAAAATACAGCTTACCGGTGAAAGGTTTTATGTCTGTAATATCCAACTCAACAAATATAAAAGCTTGTATTTCAGGTAAAAGCCATCTGCTTGTTTGTTTTGCATTCTTACGTTGTTAAAAAAGTTTCTAGGGTGGTTAAACCTTTTATCGATACATCCTTCTTATTTACCGATACATGGCGCATTGCGGCTATTGACTTGGCTACATTTACAAAAAACAGGTACTTCAAATTATTGAAATAATTTAACTTTTATGCCAAAGCGTATTTTACTGCTGGATAATAACAATGATGGCTTGAACTTAGCTGATGAAATGATGTATTACGGTTATTCGGATGTACATATAACTTCAAATTGTGAATCAGTTTACAGCATAGCTAAAAGCTTTCAGCCTGATTTAATAATTCTGGATTTTCTGCTTATTAATGAACAGGCCAAAGCTGTTTGCCATAGCGTTAAGCAGGATGATGTTTTAAAAAATATTCCGGTAGTTCTGATATCAGGTCATATCAACAAAAAAACAGAGCTAAGCCGCGACAGTTATGATGCGCTATTTATTAAACCTTTAAATCCTGAAACCTTAGCCTTAAATATTAATTATCTGGTAGCTTCCTGAAAAAGGAAGCATACGGTAAATAAAGCTTAATGTATCGTCTTTAGTTTACCGCCCGTTTGTGCCCTTATTGTTGTTGTTTTTATATATGAGGTGTTGAAGCGAAAGCTTCAGCACCTTTTTTATTTACACAGCTTTTATTCACTACTAATTGATAATCAAGCTTTAATGAAATCAAATTAAGTAAATTGTATTAATCGGCACATCCCGCCGTTTAGCCGACACATTATTTACAGACTCAAAAAGTTGCCGCACTTTTACAGTGTAATCAGAGAATAACCAGTTAAAGATAAAAGATATGGAAAGGAAAAATTTTCTCAGAAGTTTAATTGTAGGTGCTGCCACTGCGCCCATGCTGTTGGATGCATGCCAGAAAGATAGCACAACACCATCTTCTACATCTACTAGTACATCAACCAGTACTTCTACCTCAACCAGTAGCAGTTCTTCATCAAGTTCTAATAGTTGTACAGTAGCCCCTACCGAAACAGAAGGTCCGTTCCCGACTAAAACACCTGCTTCTTACGTGCGGAGTGATATTACCGACGGACGTACCGGGTACAAGCTAACCATTAAAATTACGATAGATAGCAGCAGCAGCTGTACGGCATTATCAGGCGCACTGGTAGATATCTGGCATTGTGATGCAGAAGGTAACTATTCTGAATATGGTGGTTCCAGTATGCAAACTACCAATTATACCAGCGTGCACTTTTTACGCGGCCGCCAAACTACCGATAGTAATGGGCTGGTAACTTTTACCTCCATTTTTCCAGGCTGGTATTCAGGCCGTGCTACGCATATTCATGTGCATGTTTATAATGCTTCAGGCACTTCATTAAAGGTAACTCAAATTGCTTTTCCTGAAGGTACAGGCACTGCCTTGGCTTTGGTAAACGGTTATGCTAAAGGTTTAACCGGCTACACCTACAACAGTAGCGATAATGTATTTAGTGATGATACTTCCGGATTGGAGATTGCTGCTGTAACCGGCAACCTGACCGATGGTTTTGTACTCACTAAAGTAATTAATGTGTAATAGTTAAATTGTTGTTGTTTTATAAGTGAGGCGTCGGCGGAGCAATCCTCGGCGTCTTGTTTTTTCTCCAAAAATTATGAATAATCGGATCATTACCCTGTGTTACCGGAAAATTATAGATATAAATGCTACCCACCCCTGGGATAAACTGGTATTTGATGATAGCTATATGGAGTTTAAAATGCAGGCACAAAATTTTAGCCAAGGTACTACCTATACCTCCTACGCCGAATTATTACGACTGGTACCTAACTCCTCACGTCTGCCTGGCTTGGTTACACCGGCTATAGTAGGCTATGTGCAACAGCTTCATGAAATTATACCTGATATTCTGAATAATCTTGGGCGCAGGTTTTTGAATTTTAAGCAGTTTCAGTTCGAGATTATTAATTCATCTATTACAGATAAAAGCAAACATCATATAGCTATTAACTTTTACTCGGAGCCGCTGTACTGGCATGATACCATCGGGCAGCAATTGCTGGTTTCAGCCACTACAATTAATGACGGGCAGCAAGCGCTGACCGATTTATTTCAGCTACCATCTTACGTTAACATTCATACCCTACAAG
This region includes:
- a CDS encoding sensor histidine kinase, with amino-acid sequence MFRFRATTTFIIHAAGWLLFLVFPLLFLNSNPKNSIGILLSSPYYWLFCLTYIGIFYLNTSYLIPQLFFRKKYVDYGIIVLVLFSFVYYFQPFDKLLKHHALKQPLIASDSAMIGPHPMPPGGDTLGAPSSNQMFGPLPHQDLRMQDPALKRPKGILQHYQDVDIVSLFLFFIITALSIATRTVKQWQNTEQKVMKAEAEKVNAELSFLKAQINPHFLFNTLNNIYTLSVMNSEHTSDSIMKLSNIMRYVTDDVTQKFVPLQDDIDCIQNYIDLQRLRLGSKTQVNFEVTGTITHQKIPPLIMMSFVENTFKYGISKKEFSTINIEIKVNSEQIIFCCENRKFNDKAGIQERTGIGIANTRQRLEHLYPKKHVLTIDTADDKFKVKLIINP
- a CDS encoding OmpW/AlkL family protein yields the protein MKTLKLSLLCLFLLAGLTCFSQHKNELDIRLRAIGIIPQESATIGVIGGGINLSNSYVPELDFTYFFANNFSAELILGTARHKVSTRASDLSAIDAGTADVNLGKVWLLPPTLTLQYHLPTGTIFKPYAGAGINYTFFYNADKGPVVQNIDYKNKAAFAAQLGFDVDISKKVFLNVDVKKLFLSTNVTVDASNLTPAGNQALAPVLQNINADVKIRPWVIGIGIGHRF
- a CDS encoding four helix bundle protein; the protein is MIFTNLDVWKEARILVKQVYDATKGFPKEEVFGLQSQIKRSVISVPSNVAEGCGRNHLKDSIQFFYVARGSAYELEAQLYLSCDLGFITTEQLESLLKQLEKVRKLLGGLINYFKSQIKQQTTQPATENPKSQK
- the metF gene encoding methylenetetrahydrofolate reductase [NAD(P)H], encoding MKITEHIANANGKTLFSFELLPPIKGQSLQGIYNAIDPLMEFKPPFIDVTSSREDLVYKELPDGSIQKATYRKRPGTVAVCAAIMHKYGVDTVPHLICGGFTKEETEYALIDLQFLGIDNVLVLRGDARKTDSGFIPTPGGHCYATELLDQVTNMNNGVYLHEYQDSSYKTDFCIGVAAYPEKHFEAPNLKTDFRYLKKKVENGANFIVTQMFFDVSKYKEFVTLCRENDINVPIIPGLKPITTAKQLINLPKIFHIDIPEDLSDAVHACKNDKEVKEVGIEWMINQCKELVEFGVPVLHFYTMGNAEPTKRIAQAIF
- a CDS encoding response regulator → MPKRILLLDNNNDGLNLADEMMYYGYSDVHITSNCESVYSIAKSFQPDLIILDFLLINEQAKAVCHSVKQDDVLKNIPVVLISGHINKKTELSRDSYDALFIKPLNPETLALNINYLVAS
- the metH gene encoding methionine synthase, encoding MNIREELQKRILVIDGAMGTMIQRYQLTEEDFRGERFKNHLSDLKGNNDLLNITRPDVIKAIHAEYLEAGADIIETNTFSTQRISLADYHMEELDYELSYEGARLAREVVDEYNQKTPDKPRFVAGAVGPTNRTASISPDVNDPGYRAVTFDDLAEAYYEQVRGLVDGGSDVLLVETIFDTLNAKAALFAIQRYATESGKHLPIMISGTITDASGRTLSGQTVEAFWNSIRHANLLSVGLNCALGAREMRPYLEELSEKADVFISAYPNAGLPNEFGAYDETPHETAHQVDDFIKAGLVNIVGGCCGTTPDHIRCIGEKAAQHSPRKKPEVAPNMRLSGLEAVTITPETNFVNVGERTNITGSPKFSKLILAENYEEALTVARQQVEGGAQVIDINMDEGMIDSEAVMVKFLNLVASEPDIAKLPIMVDSSKWNVIEAGLKCLQGKGIVNSISLKEGEDKFRDYARKIMSYGAAAVVMAFDEQGQADSYERRIEICKRSYDILVNELGFPPQDIIFDPNILTVATGLEEHNNYAVDFIEATRWIKQNLPHAKVSGGVSNISFSFRGNNVVREAMHSAFLYHAIKAGMDMGIVNAGMLEVYQEVPKELLEKVEDVLLNRRADATERLVEFAETVKAKGKEIVKDEAWRNEPVEKRLSHALVKGIVEYLDADVEEARQKYDRPLEVIEGPLMDGMNIVGDLFGSGKMFLPQVVKSARVMKKAVAYLLPFIEAEKAKNAGGNERSNAGKVLMATVKGDVHDIGKNIVGVVLACNNFEIVDLGVMVPAQRIIEEAKKQQVDIIGLSGLITPSLDEMVHFAKEMEREGFTIPLIVGGATTSRIHAAVKIAPNYSGPAIHVLDASRSVTVCSTLMNKDNRDGYIQTIKDEYAKAREAHLNKRSDKRFISLDEARNQRIELNLDGAMPSKPTFTGTKVFEAFPLAELVPYIDWTPFFHTWELRGSYPKIFEDKNVGTEAHELFDNAQALLNRIIKENLLQASGVIGFWPANSVGDDIELYSDESRTQLLAKIHTLRQQAEKAKGEPYYALSDFIAPKSSCVPDYFGGFAVTAGLGCDELVAHFEQDHDDYNSIMVKAIADRLAEAFAEKMHELVRREYWGYAKNEVLTNQQLIKEEYQGIRPAPGYPACPEHTEKVTLFDLLKAEENAHMQLTESMAMLPTASVSGFYFAHPQSRYFGLGKIGKDQIEDYAKRKNMSVETVERWLGPNLNY
- a CDS encoding Bax inhibitor-1/YccA family protein — encoded protein: METRKFDYEYKDVIQLNNEVGTSRKFMANVFMWMFAGLAISAVVAYLFTTPQFLTLLIDPVTFHSTGLGTVIMFAPFIFVMIMSFGLNRISQPVLAVLFIAFSALMGASLSFILLAYTAASVVGVFITASVVFGIMAVAGYTTNQDLTKFGSLMIMGLFALIIASVLNMFFPGLHLDKAITYIGVIVFVGLTAYDVQRIKLMGQSMQYQDTPAGKLAIIGALTLYLDFINLFLYLLRLFGRRK
- a CDS encoding dioxygenase family protein; its protein translation is MERKNFLRSLIVGAATAPMLLDACQKDSTTPSSTSTSTSTSTSTSTSSSSSSSSNSCTVAPTETEGPFPTKTPASYVRSDITDGRTGYKLTIKITIDSSSSCTALSGALVDIWHCDAEGNYSEYGGSSMQTTNYTSVHFLRGRQTTDSNGLVTFTSIFPGWYSGRATHIHVHVYNASGTSLKVTQIAFPEGTGTALALVNGYAKGLTGYTYNSSDNVFSDDTSGLEIAAVTGNLTDGFVLTKVINV
- a CDS encoding LytR/AlgR family response regulator transcription factor, which encodes MTKLKCVAIDDEPLALALMEQYIAKFPALQLLKTFEDAISGAEYLKQNVVDLLFVDINMPDITGIDLVRSLDPRPMVIFTTAYKNFAFEGFELEALDYLLKPIDLNRFGKAVEKAQEFYQYKQNANQAAPQESLYVYSEYRMIKVNVADIEYIESMEDYIKIHLSGEDKPILTLMPLKKALEKLPADQFKRVHRSYVVAIGKIKSIQNRKIKLAQAEIPIGESYSASVKELTR